Proteins from a genomic interval of Paenibacillus sp. FSL R5-0623:
- a CDS encoding YdeI/OmpD-associated family protein, which yields MENVHCIPVTSRDELRNWLRTHGKVEKSCWVMISIKPLPNTLLYLDVVEESLCFGWIDGVKKKISETQLAQRLSPRSKRSSWTELNKERVRRLEKLGFMHDEGRQVLPVMEPTAFIIDGVIEQRLKEDQQVYANFMTFPVLYQNVRIDTIQSVKNQPALFQSRLDKFITNTKENKMYGQWHDNGRLLNY from the coding sequence ATGGAAAATGTACATTGTATCCCCGTGACGTCGAGGGATGAATTGAGAAATTGGTTGCGGACACATGGAAAAGTTGAGAAATCTTGCTGGGTAATGATAAGCATAAAACCATTACCGAACACCCTGCTGTATTTGGACGTGGTTGAGGAGTCGCTGTGCTTTGGCTGGATCGATGGAGTCAAAAAGAAAATATCCGAGACTCAATTAGCACAGAGATTATCTCCTAGGAGTAAACGCAGCTCATGGACTGAATTGAACAAGGAACGTGTCCGTCGACTTGAAAAGTTGGGCTTCATGCATGACGAGGGTAGACAGGTTCTTCCTGTTATGGAGCCGACTGCTTTCATTATTGATGGTGTGATCGAACAAAGGCTGAAAGAAGACCAGCAGGTTTATGCAAATTTCATGACCTTCCCTGTCCTGTATCAAAACGTTCGGATCGATACGATCCAAAGTGTTAAGAATCAGCCAGCATTATTCCAGAGCAGATTGGATAAGTTCATAACCAACACAAAGGAAAATAAAATGTACGGTCAGTGGCATGACAACGGACGGCTCTTGAACTATTGA
- a CDS encoding helix-turn-helix domain-containing protein has product MSNAYLRWFTSDHQQFPFFIQYGGHVEDMELHNHMDFTELVIVLSGHATHVVNTEEFFIKKGNVFVINGDTHHAYKDPHDFRICNIMFSPEMLALAGPDLRKSNGFQALFVLEPFYRNIHSFPSKLSLSISSLEYVESLISFMIEEYQSKQQGYQTMLISRLTEMVVYLSRQYDTQEKGIEGNNLMHLANAISFIEDHYLEPLSLEDIAGKSNISIRHLNRIFRSYYQMTPISYLQKLRLEKACHLLKNGNLSITEISYECGFNDSNYFTRQFKKAFGESPKTYRQTH; this is encoded by the coding sequence TTGAGTAATGCATATTTGAGATGGTTTACTTCAGATCATCAACAATTTCCGTTTTTTATTCAGTACGGTGGACATGTTGAGGACATGGAGCTTCATAATCATATGGACTTTACGGAACTTGTCATTGTTCTGAGTGGTCATGCAACCCATGTGGTGAACACCGAGGAATTTTTTATTAAAAAAGGGAACGTATTTGTGATTAATGGCGACACTCATCATGCGTATAAAGACCCTCATGATTTTAGGATCTGTAACATTATGTTCAGTCCCGAGATGCTTGCTTTGGCTGGGCCCGATCTGAGAAAATCTAACGGCTTCCAGGCGCTGTTTGTTTTGGAACCGTTTTATCGTAATATTCACTCCTTTCCGAGTAAACTTTCGTTATCCATTTCCAGTCTGGAGTATGTAGAATCACTGATATCGTTCATGATTGAGGAGTATCAGAGTAAACAGCAAGGGTATCAGACGATGTTGATCTCACGTCTTACGGAGATGGTTGTTTATTTGTCGAGGCAATATGATACACAGGAGAAAGGAATCGAAGGTAATAATCTGATGCATCTGGCAAATGCCATTTCATTTATTGAAGATCATTATCTGGAGCCACTGTCGCTGGAGGATATTGCGGGGAAGTCGAATATCTCAATAAGGCATCTGAATCGGATTTTTCGATCCTATTATCAGATGACCCCGATCTCTTATCTGCAAAAGTTGCGTCTGGAGAAGGCATGTCATTTGTTGAAAAACGGGAACTTGTCCATTACGGAAATTTCGTATGAATGCGGGTTTAACGACAGTAATTATTTCACCCGCCAGTTTAAGAAAGCTTTTGGCGAATCTCCCAAAACATACAGGCAGACTCATTAA
- a CDS encoding glycoside hydrolase family 43 protein, producing MKYTNPVIPGFYPDPSICRVDEDYYLVTSTFEYFPGVPIFHSKDLVNWRQIGHVLTTPEQLPLANAGSSGGIYAPTLRYHDGWFYMTTTNVSGGGNLYVRSTQPEGPWSAPIFVDQDGIDPSFLFDEDGRVYFQTACNGNEGEGIYQCEIDIKTGTKLTNSRLIWNGTGGAAPEAPHLYKINDFYYLMIAEGGTEYGHMETIARSTDPYGPFDPCPHNPIMSNRSMKSSIHATGHADLVQIQDGSWWAVCLGLRPAGYPMRHHLGRETFLAPVTWTDDGWPMIGVDGHIEPEISRPSLPEHPWSPQAIRDHFDEPTLDMNWIFLRNPAPDSWTLTENPGQLILRGHSVSLDDGQNPAFVGRRLSHFLCNTATELYYEPNASGEEAGLTVFMNHKYHYDLAVTRIDGQKKIVLRRTVGSMRTEQVLDCDKGPVVLQIKADRNHFTFLYQQGSSDAIEVGSGETHLLSTEVASGFTGVMIAMYAYAPSGECTPASYDWFDYEPLEE from the coding sequence ATGAAATATACCAATCCGGTGATTCCTGGGTTTTATCCAGATCCGAGTATCTGCCGTGTAGATGAAGACTATTACCTGGTAACCAGTACCTTTGAATATTTCCCTGGTGTGCCCATCTTCCACAGCAAAGACCTTGTAAACTGGCGACAGATCGGCCATGTCCTTACTACCCCAGAACAACTTCCTCTAGCAAATGCAGGCAGCTCTGGCGGCATTTATGCCCCAACACTCAGGTATCATGATGGCTGGTTCTATATGACAACAACCAATGTCAGCGGCGGTGGAAATCTATATGTACGCAGCACCCAACCCGAAGGGCCATGGTCTGCTCCCATCTTTGTTGATCAAGATGGTATAGATCCCTCTTTTCTATTTGACGAAGATGGTCGTGTGTATTTCCAAACGGCCTGTAATGGAAATGAAGGCGAGGGCATCTATCAGTGTGAGATAGACATCAAGACAGGAACCAAACTAACCAATAGCCGATTGATCTGGAACGGAACCGGAGGAGCAGCCCCCGAAGCCCCCCACCTGTACAAAATAAACGACTTCTACTATTTGATGATCGCCGAAGGTGGAACCGAGTATGGTCATATGGAGACCATTGCTCGGAGTACAGATCCATACGGACCCTTTGATCCTTGTCCTCATAATCCGATTATGTCCAATCGAAGCATGAAATCCAGTATCCATGCAACCGGTCATGCAGACCTTGTCCAGATCCAGGATGGAAGCTGGTGGGCCGTATGTCTGGGCCTTCGTCCAGCAGGTTATCCGATGCGGCACCATCTGGGACGCGAGACCTTCCTGGCACCTGTCACTTGGACGGATGACGGTTGGCCAATGATCGGTGTGGACGGACATATTGAGCCGGAGATATCCAGACCTTCGTTGCCTGAGCACCCTTGGTCACCTCAGGCTATCCGGGATCATTTTGACGAACCAACATTGGACATGAACTGGATCTTCTTGCGGAACCCGGCTCCGGATAGTTGGACGCTCACTGAGAATCCCGGGCAGCTCATCCTTCGTGGTCATTCGGTTTCACTCGATGATGGACAAAATCCTGCCTTTGTCGGGCGTCGATTAAGCCATTTCTTATGCAATACGGCCACCGAGCTGTATTATGAGCCAAATGCGAGCGGTGAGGAAGCTGGATTAACGGTATTTATGAATCATAAATATCATTATGATTTGGCTGTAACTCGGATTGACGGTCAGAAGAAAATCGTATTGCGACGAACCGTCGGCTCTATGCGAACCGAACAGGTGCTTGACTGTGACAAGGGGCCGGTTGTATTACAAATCAAGGCTGACCGTAATCACTTCACGTTCCTCTACCAGCAAGGCTCATCCGATGCTATCGAAGTAGGTTCAGGGGAAACACATCTGTTATCTACCGAAGTGGCAAGTGGTTTCACAGGTGTGATGATCGCCATGTACGCTTATGCTCCATCGGGGGAGTGTACGCCTGCAAGTTACGATTGGTTTGACTATGAACCTCTGGAAGAATAG
- a CDS encoding helix-turn-helix domain-containing protein, with translation MKWNHFKSKLLLKYTLSYISIFLIPLVILTIIIYHNAVDTLRSEIEQTNVNQLTQAKTVIDDRMKELQDIAFRIAYDEQLTRYWTHHPYYSRESIGALVKYKATSSIINELFLFFRGDDNIYSSQGSENLDVFTGRYKFTTWNKTDMIRDLNNVQSPTIRPAEQVVQGTRIPNSMLAYLVPIAPNNTPAHGTVMYLIHESNLTGLIDSILSDYHGMTYIFDNYGQVLAANYKGEIISEQEVNALFALEPGTHSISLNQEPHSVVSVKSDAGWTYVTAMPSNQFFSRIVHIRTFVVLVFSFMVVMGTFLAIMLARRQYHPISDLMEFIRLKNDPDPSSTTNELEWIKKTLHDYSQRVDLQEPYARNHILLMLLKHGHTGDFPSEFTDKLGIRFNRSHYFVMIMGWEMHAFPNGDNPEQPTVMQLMNDVELPELSAYAYGVEQPQADQLALIIGFDAEIEHEGSLNARMEPIVEKLQWMVTDHTGVAPAIGIGNQYTYPKQLNQSYIEASTALEASMLHGQGSSTYFNDLSGSGIQDSSFWVPKDVLLKLVQSLKQGSYDVAVQMVSTALNTLKSEMPSVPLLRCICFDILNTMLKTASELGIHHVVDQLPRITSYDSLEDLEKKLTGLAAEICAHVEAKSETEESSLMDEIVAYIDANFSDYDLSLGTISSKFTISSSYFSRSFKEKIGMNFTQYIWQKRMDEVIRLLLHTTDPLKDIITRVGYLDTPNFIRKFKKETGYTPGQYRKLHRPNSSADSPDDDDEECIG, from the coding sequence ATGAAATGGAATCACTTCAAGTCCAAGCTTCTGCTTAAGTACACACTATCCTATATCTCCATTTTCCTCATCCCTCTTGTTATTTTAACCATCATTATTTATCACAACGCTGTGGACACGCTCCGTTCAGAGATTGAACAGACCAATGTCAATCAGCTCACTCAAGCCAAAACGGTCATCGATGATCGCATGAAGGAATTACAGGACATCGCTTTTCGCATCGCGTACGATGAGCAGTTAACGCGGTATTGGACCCACCATCCGTACTATAGCCGGGAATCGATCGGTGCATTGGTCAAATACAAAGCCACAAGTTCCATTATCAATGAGTTATTCCTGTTCTTCCGCGGAGATGATAACATCTATTCTTCTCAAGGTTCTGAGAATCTGGATGTATTCACTGGCCGCTACAAATTTACTACGTGGAACAAAACAGACATGATCCGGGATTTGAATAACGTGCAGTCCCCCACGATACGTCCAGCGGAGCAGGTCGTCCAAGGAACCAGAATACCCAATTCCATGTTGGCCTATCTTGTACCGATTGCACCTAACAATACGCCCGCCCATGGAACCGTCATGTACCTGATTCACGAGTCCAATCTGACAGGCTTAATTGATTCCATCCTCAGTGACTATCACGGGATGACGTATATTTTCGATAATTACGGGCAAGTACTGGCAGCCAATTACAAGGGAGAAATCATATCCGAGCAGGAAGTTAACGCTCTGTTCGCTCTTGAACCCGGGACGCACAGCATCTCCTTAAATCAAGAACCCCATTCGGTTGTATCCGTTAAATCGGATGCGGGTTGGACTTATGTGACCGCTATGCCTAGCAACCAATTTTTTAGCCGAATCGTTCATATTCGCACCTTTGTTGTTCTCGTTTTCTCCTTCATGGTGGTGATGGGCACGTTCCTCGCCATTATGTTGGCCCGAAGACAGTATCATCCGATTTCAGACTTAATGGAGTTCATTCGGTTAAAGAATGATCCTGATCCATCCTCCACCACCAACGAGCTGGAATGGATCAAGAAAACATTGCATGATTATAGTCAGCGCGTAGATCTTCAGGAGCCCTATGCTCGCAATCACATTTTACTCATGTTACTGAAGCATGGTCACACCGGAGATTTCCCCTCTGAGTTTACGGATAAGCTTGGCATACGCTTTAACCGATCCCATTATTTTGTCATGATCATGGGCTGGGAAATGCATGCTTTTCCTAACGGTGATAACCCCGAGCAACCTACTGTCATGCAGCTGATGAACGATGTGGAGCTGCCGGAGTTGTCCGCTTATGCTTACGGCGTGGAGCAGCCACAGGCAGACCAATTAGCCCTTATCATAGGATTTGATGCCGAAATAGAGCATGAAGGTAGCTTAAATGCCCGTATGGAGCCTATTGTTGAAAAACTGCAATGGATGGTGACAGATCACACCGGTGTCGCGCCCGCAATCGGGATAGGCAATCAGTACACTTATCCGAAACAGCTGAATCAGTCCTACATCGAGGCCTCGACCGCTCTGGAAGCATCGATGCTGCATGGACAGGGAAGCAGTACATACTTTAACGACCTTTCCGGTTCAGGTATACAGGATTCTTCCTTCTGGGTCCCCAAGGATGTATTGTTGAAGCTGGTTCAGAGCTTGAAACAAGGCAGCTATGATGTGGCGGTTCAGATGGTGTCAACTGCGTTGAATACCCTAAAATCCGAAATGCCATCTGTACCGTTGCTGCGTTGCATCTGCTTTGATATTCTGAATACAATGCTCAAAACCGCTTCGGAGCTTGGAATACATCATGTGGTTGATCAACTTCCAAGGATCACTTCCTACGACTCGTTGGAGGATTTGGAGAAAAAACTGACAGGCCTGGCCGCCGAAATCTGCGCCCATGTCGAGGCGAAGAGTGAGACGGAAGAAAGCTCTCTTATGGATGAAATCGTTGCGTATATCGATGCCAATTTCTCTGATTATGATCTCAGTCTGGGTACGATTTCATCGAAATTCACGATCTCTTCATCCTATTTCAGTCGTTCTTTCAAAGAAAAGATCGGCATGAACTTTACCCAATATATCTGGCAGAAACGGATGGATGAGGTCATTCGACTACTGTTGCATACAACCGATCCGTTAAAAGATATCATCACGCGTGTCGGTTACCTGGATACACCAAACTTCATCCGCAAATTCAAAAAAGAGACGGGTTATACCCCAGGGCAATACCGTAAATTGCACCGTCCCAACAGCTCCGCCGATTCCCCTGATGATGATGACGAGGAATGTATTGGATAA
- a CDS encoding glycoside hydrolase family 18 protein, with product MTKYIAAGYAVDSVLPDMTHEDLSKLTHLNIAFGHVKNDAITTEHLKNGHVIRNIKREHPNLTVLLSVGGWSAGGFSEAASTQAGRESMGASAVRMLEEYPIDGIDLDWEYPCYGEAGIAFSPDDKRNFTLLLKTIREALSAKGEADGRHYLLTIAAGADQYYVDGTEMAEVQQYLDYVQLMTYDMRGGFQVLTGHHTNLYTPTGDLFRISTDASVNLFVRAGVPKEKIVIGAAFYSRIWNEVPDRNHGLHQMAGSTGGYGPSFAELEAKYINKNGYTRYWDEEACAPFLFNGSSLISYDDEKSIQCKCNYVKDQGLAGIMFWEYGCDPTHRLLGAVHQGLKVLPAGKSG from the coding sequence GTGACGAAATATATTGCTGCGGGTTATGCCGTTGATTCAGTTCTTCCTGACATGACACATGAGGATCTGTCGAAGTTAACACATCTGAACATAGCCTTCGGACATGTCAAGAATGATGCAATCACTACCGAGCATTTAAAAAACGGCCATGTGATTCGGAACATCAAGCGGGAGCATCCGAATCTTACAGTACTGCTGTCTGTAGGCGGATGGAGTGCAGGCGGTTTTTCCGAAGCTGCCTCAACCCAGGCGGGTAGGGAGAGCATGGGTGCATCGGCAGTTCGGATGCTGGAGGAATATCCTATCGACGGGATCGATCTGGATTGGGAATATCCTTGTTACGGTGAAGCCGGTATCGCATTCAGCCCAGATGATAAACGGAATTTCACCTTACTTCTCAAGACAATCCGGGAGGCACTGAGTGCCAAGGGAGAAGCGGATGGCCGTCATTATCTGCTCACTATTGCGGCAGGGGCTGATCAATACTACGTTGATGGTACAGAGATGGCCGAGGTGCAACAGTACCTGGACTATGTCCAGTTGATGACCTATGATATGCGTGGCGGTTTTCAGGTTCTGACCGGACACCATACGAATCTGTACACGCCAACAGGAGATCTGTTTCGAATCAGTACGGATGCTTCCGTGAACCTGTTTGTTCGCGCTGGTGTCCCGAAGGAGAAAATTGTGATCGGAGCTGCGTTCTATTCCCGGATCTGGAATGAGGTTCCTGACCGAAACCACGGGCTCCATCAAATGGCTGGTAGCACAGGCGGCTACGGTCCGTCATTTGCCGAACTGGAAGCGAAGTACATTAACAAGAATGGTTACACCCGTTATTGGGATGAAGAAGCCTGTGCACCGTTTCTGTTTAATGGGTCCAGCCTCATATCTTATGATGATGAAAAATCGATCCAATGCAAATGTAATTACGTAAAGGATCAAGGTCTGGCCGGGATCATGTTCTGGGAGTACGGTTGTGATCCTACTCACCGTTTGCTGGGTGCAGTGCATCAAGGGCTGAAGGTTCTTCCGGCTGGGAAAAGCGGATAA
- a CDS encoding DinB family protein, producing the protein MNHPEQMYNYHAWANQTILGRIKELPSSVLSQEVNSSYPTIAHALSHIYTVDKMWYLVLTGTGMPEALQACIPLNSEIHGSVNEYIQCFTDLSAQYSEWLRGQANLEQTILLDNPFAGVRETSLSDMVIHVVNHGTYHRGNISTMLRQLGHASIMNDYSLFWYQEPAQA; encoded by the coding sequence ATGAATCATCCGGAACAAATGTATAACTACCACGCATGGGCCAACCAAACGATCCTGGGCAGAATCAAGGAACTGCCCTCTTCTGTACTGAGTCAGGAAGTGAACAGTTCATATCCAACCATTGCTCACGCACTCAGCCATATCTATACAGTGGATAAGATGTGGTATCTGGTGTTAACTGGCACCGGGATGCCCGAGGCACTGCAAGCATGCATACCACTCAATAGTGAAATTCACGGTTCTGTGAATGAGTACATCCAATGTTTTACCGACCTGTCGGCACAATACAGTGAGTGGTTACGAGGCCAAGCTAATCTGGAGCAAACCATTCTACTCGATAATCCATTTGCAGGAGTTCGTGAAACCAGCTTATCGGACATGGTAATCCATGTGGTTAACCACGGAACCTATCATCGAGGCAATATTTCTACCATGCTTCGTCAATTGGGGCATGCCTCCATCATGAATGACTATTCACTCTTTTGGTATCAGGAACCGGCTCAGGCATAG
- a CDS encoding transglutaminase domain-containing protein: MTSQTLVFSLDAQSLERIEQKFQEKVRFAEARKSELFHVFQQELMHEEAWALKYVYAYMPVNDMADYNGDLFLSHVRRALDTRKRVPWGERVPDHLFLHFVLPYRINTENIEDFRGLIYDELAERTAKLSMADAILETNYWCHEKATYIGSDLRTISPLTMIRNARGRCGEESTLAVAALRSIGIPARQVYTPRWAHCDSNHAWVEAWADGQWYYIGACEPEARLNQGWFSPPARRAMLINTRIYADYPGPEDITLSEKGFTEINLLENYAPTRNIYVKVKNEQGEPVPGASVRFELYNTAEFYPIAEIRTDAQGEATFKTGCGDLLIRAVSGGKWSEILYKARGNELVELVLNSSEQPTGIVDFDMVPPPEREGEVVVALPEEKIEIHNRRLEEGAQTRSEYEDTFLSEAEAVSLANKVGLPSVRVWDVLRKARGNSREIATFLEECSNSYGEWPLRLLESMNEKDLIDTSRQTLDDHLIGALSQQGSWAEDTFVRYILCPRISYEMLVPYRGVFQNAFSADEAATFRENPSLLARILEQQYEYYEDLPNLKGKGNPIGTFSLMKGDSQSLDILFVAVCRSLGIPARLHPSAQKPQYLSDRRWEDAVFSLTSPLTQESTSWGMLQLHRDIKAPHDTPAASYFENFSFARLEDGVYKTLIYPYGSTDVYSEPYEVEAGAYRLTTGVRLKDGTAKVRFVYFTVSAGDTTEVVLSYRENEVDIPVLGKLVPESILTRLDGSEVELEELLGSESAIAAWIEPEREPTKHLIRELCELAEPLDKLGIPIVLIIGDAEWNASFDPVGYPKLPVRTVFVRDSSYASLSGYISKPTAHEAGYPHLFVLDTQHQIRYTASGYKIGTGKEALQIAAAIYQSSNGSE, translated from the coding sequence ATGACCAGCCAAACCTTGGTATTTTCCCTTGATGCACAGTCATTGGAGAGAATCGAGCAGAAGTTCCAGGAGAAGGTACGTTTTGCAGAGGCCCGCAAATCGGAATTGTTTCATGTTTTTCAGCAGGAGCTAATGCATGAAGAGGCATGGGCGTTGAAGTATGTCTATGCCTATATGCCGGTAAACGACATGGCTGATTATAATGGGGACTTGTTCTTGAGCCATGTGCGCCGGGCTTTGGACACTCGCAAACGTGTGCCTTGGGGAGAACGCGTTCCTGATCATTTGTTCCTTCATTTTGTACTGCCTTATCGCATAAATACGGAAAATATTGAAGATTTCCGCGGTTTGATATATGACGAATTAGCCGAGCGGACAGCGAAGTTATCCATGGCTGATGCCATTCTGGAGACCAATTACTGGTGTCATGAGAAAGCGACCTATATTGGCAGTGATCTGCGCACGATATCACCGCTGACGATGATCCGGAATGCTCGTGGTCGATGCGGCGAAGAATCCACGCTGGCGGTGGCTGCTCTTCGCAGCATTGGCATACCCGCCCGTCAGGTCTACACACCGCGCTGGGCTCACTGTGACAGTAACCATGCTTGGGTAGAAGCCTGGGCTGATGGTCAATGGTATTACATCGGGGCATGCGAGCCTGAAGCCCGTCTGAACCAAGGGTGGTTCAGCCCACCAGCCCGCAGGGCCATGCTGATTAATACGAGGATATATGCCGACTATCCCGGACCAGAGGATATTACGCTCTCCGAAAAGGGATTTACGGAGATTAATTTACTTGAGAACTATGCGCCCACACGCAACATTTATGTGAAGGTGAAAAATGAACAGGGAGAGCCTGTACCCGGCGCGAGTGTCCGTTTTGAGCTGTACAATACGGCTGAATTCTATCCGATTGCCGAGATTAGGACGGATGCACAAGGGGAAGCGACCTTTAAGACAGGCTGTGGTGACCTTTTGATTCGTGCGGTCAGCGGCGGCAAGTGGAGTGAAATCCTATACAAGGCTCGGGGAAATGAGCTTGTAGAGCTTGTGCTGAACTCGTCAGAGCAGCCCACAGGGATTGTAGATTTCGATATGGTTCCTCCTCCGGAAAGGGAGGGAGAGGTCGTGGTTGCATTACCGGAAGAGAAGATTGAGATTCATAATCGTCGTCTGGAGGAAGGAGCGCAGACCCGGAGCGAGTATGAGGACACGTTCCTGAGTGAGGCGGAAGCTGTATCGCTGGCTAACAAGGTTGGACTGCCCTCGGTGCGAGTATGGGATGTTCTCCGCAAGGCACGGGGGAACAGCCGGGAAATTGCAACCTTCCTGGAGGAATGTTCCAATTCATACGGTGAGTGGCCGCTCCGGTTGCTGGAGTCGATGAATGAAAAAGATTTAATTGATACCTCTCGTCAGACGCTGGACGATCATCTGATTGGTGCTCTCTCGCAGCAAGGATCATGGGCGGAAGATACGTTCGTGAGATACATCCTGTGTCCGCGGATCTCCTATGAGATGCTGGTCCCTTATCGGGGTGTATTCCAGAATGCCTTTTCGGCAGATGAAGCGGCAACTTTCAGGGAGAATCCCTCGCTACTTGCTCGAATACTGGAACAGCAATATGAATACTATGAAGACCTTCCTAATCTAAAAGGCAAAGGGAATCCGATCGGGACGTTTAGTCTAATGAAGGGAGACTCTCAGTCGCTGGATATTTTGTTTGTGGCTGTATGTCGCAGTTTGGGTATTCCGGCCCGATTACATCCGAGCGCACAGAAACCACAGTATCTAAGTGACAGACGATGGGAGGATGCAGTGTTTAGTCTCACCTCACCTCTAACTCAGGAGAGTACAAGCTGGGGAATGCTCCAACTTCATAGGGATATAAAAGCTCCACACGATACACCTGCAGCATCTTATTTCGAAAACTTCTCGTTTGCCCGTCTGGAAGATGGCGTCTACAAGACGTTGATTTATCCTTATGGCAGTACGGATGTCTATAGTGAGCCATATGAGGTTGAGGCAGGCGCTTATCGCTTAACGACAGGCGTTAGGCTGAAAGATGGAACGGCAAAAGTACGCTTTGTTTACTTTACCGTGAGCGCCGGAGATACCACTGAGGTTGTATTGTCTTATCGCGAGAATGAGGTTGATATTCCTGTGCTGGGTAAACTGGTACCAGAAAGTATTCTGACCCGTCTGGATGGTTCAGAGGTGGAACTGGAGGAACTTCTGGGATCGGAGAGTGCCATTGCTGCCTGGATTGAACCGGAGCGGGAACCGACCAAACATCTGATTCGTGAACTGTGCGAGCTGGCAGAGCCGCTGGATAAGCTGGGTATACCAATCGTACTCATAATCGGAGATGCAGAATGGAACGCTTCCTTTGATCCTGTTGGTTATCCGAAGCTTCCTGTGCGCACGGTTTTTGTACGAGACTCCAGTTATGCTTCCTTGTCCGGTTACATTTCAAAGCCTACAGCCCACGAAGCAGGTTATCCACATTTGTTTGTACTGGATACTCAGCATCAAATCCGTTATACGGCTTCCGGGTACAAGATTGGTACCGGGAAGGAAGCCTTGCAGATAGCTGCTGCGATATATCAATCATCGAATGGATCGGAGTGA
- a CDS encoding YafY family protein, which yields MKLERLISIIYKLLNHEVLSASTLAEEFQVSPRTIYRDIDVICAAGFPVVSHQGLKGGYGMMDGYKMDKSLLGSYDVDSLITVLSSLSTVFEDARAQGTIERLQTIGPEHQTSSLSVDLETRRTEPDALPHLRKGITDHQVVRFDYINTKNEHTPRHLEPVRLHFKYRNWYVYGFCQTRQDYREFRLSRMMNVQLTSEHFQPHLELPQETVESDPSWQDQVSDVVFRVNPEALAEAMDHFQQADKQFHEDGSMTMRISVHQPLQAKWLWSFLLSLGSGAEVLEPIELRDILKEQLRNALKLYEEV from the coding sequence TTGAAATTGGAGCGATTAATCTCAATCATATACAAACTGCTGAACCACGAAGTATTGTCTGCTTCCACCTTGGCGGAAGAGTTTCAGGTGTCCCCAAGAACGATCTATCGGGATATTGATGTAATCTGTGCCGCTGGCTTCCCGGTCGTCTCCCATCAGGGACTCAAAGGCGGCTACGGCATGATGGACGGATACAAGATGGATAAAAGCTTGCTCGGTTCTTATGATGTGGATTCCCTGATCACGGTCCTGAGCAGTCTATCCACAGTATTCGAAGATGCACGTGCACAAGGCACGATTGAACGTCTGCAAACGATTGGACCGGAGCATCAAACCTCAAGTCTGTCGGTGGATCTGGAGACTCGCCGAACAGAACCTGACGCCCTTCCTCATCTGCGTAAAGGTATTACCGATCATCAGGTTGTCCGTTTTGACTACATCAATACGAAAAATGAACATACACCCCGCCATCTTGAACCGGTAAGACTTCATTTTAAATATCGTAATTGGTATGTATATGGATTTTGCCAGACACGGCAGGATTATCGCGAGTTCCGACTGTCCCGGATGATGAACGTGCAACTGACATCGGAACACTTCCAACCCCACCTTGAGCTTCCCCAAGAGACGGTTGAGTCAGATCCGTCATGGCAAGATCAGGTAAGTGATGTGGTATTTCGGGTGAACCCGGAAGCGCTCGCGGAAGCCATGGATCATTTTCAACAGGCAGATAAGCAATTTCACGAGGATGGAAGTATGACGATGCGTATCTCGGTTCATCAGCCGTTACAAGCTAAGTGGTTATGGTCGTTCTTACTTAGTTTGGGCAGTGGCGCTGAGGTGCTTGAACCGATTGAATTACGAGACATTCTGAAAGAACAACTGCGAAACGCACTTAAGCTCTATGAAGAAGTATGA